A single window of Granulicella mallensis MP5ACTX8 DNA harbors:
- the queA gene encoding tRNA preQ1(34) S-adenosylmethionine ribosyltransferase-isomerase QueA, producing the protein MLVSDFHYDLPEELIAQRPPAVRGTSRMMTLDRRTGDFSDHTFAELPLLLQPGDLLVMNDSRVIPARLFATRAGLTTQHNSPAPSGHIEVLLTQRHASAEGYNDWSALVRPAKKIQPGETLLFAPDDSTAPLLRATVLSAGEFGERTLRFDPAEDFHAALERIGHLPLPPYIHRSKQEPNTSEDRERYQTVYSQQLTSAEAEGSAAAPTAGLHFTPEVLSQLKERGVEFATLTLHVGLGTFQPVRVERTEDIRLHAEHYTLSTTTAEAIQRARREGRRIVAVGTTTTRTLEHIARETNGSEIAAHSGSTALFLSPGVEFKLVGGLLTNFHLPQSTLLMLVSAFAGREQALAAYAHAVEARYRFFSYGDCMLIT; encoded by the coding sequence ATGCTTGTCTCAGACTTCCACTACGACCTGCCTGAAGAACTCATCGCGCAGCGGCCTCCTGCGGTGCGCGGCACGAGCCGCATGATGACGCTGGATCGCCGTACCGGTGACTTCTCCGACCATACCTTTGCCGAGTTGCCGTTGCTGCTCCAGCCGGGCGATCTGCTGGTGATGAACGACTCGCGCGTCATCCCTGCACGTCTGTTTGCCACCCGCGCCGGCCTCACGACCCAGCACAACTCCCCCGCGCCCAGCGGCCACATCGAAGTCCTGCTGACGCAACGCCACGCTTCCGCTGAAGGCTATAACGACTGGTCGGCGCTTGTTCGTCCCGCAAAGAAGATCCAGCCCGGCGAGACCCTGCTCTTCGCACCGGACGACTCCACTGCGCCGCTACTGCGCGCCACCGTGCTCTCTGCCGGTGAGTTCGGCGAGCGTACTCTGCGCTTCGATCCGGCCGAAGACTTCCATGCCGCACTCGAACGTATCGGCCACCTGCCGCTGCCCCCCTACATTCACCGCTCCAAGCAGGAGCCCAATACCTCAGAAGACCGCGAGCGCTACCAGACGGTCTACTCGCAGCAGTTGACCAGCGCCGAGGCTGAGGGTTCCGCCGCCGCGCCGACGGCTGGCCTGCACTTCACACCGGAGGTGCTCTCGCAGCTCAAGGAGCGGGGCGTAGAGTTCGCCACCCTCACATTGCACGTTGGGCTCGGAACCTTCCAGCCTGTCCGCGTCGAGCGCACCGAAGACATTCGCCTCCACGCCGAGCACTACACGCTCTCCACGACGACGGCCGAAGCCATCCAGAGAGCCAGGCGCGAGGGCCGCCGCATCGTCGCCGTAGGCACGACCACGACGCGCACCCTGGAGCACATCGCACGTGAAACCAATGGCAGCGAAATCGCCGCGCATTCGGGAAGTACCGCCCTCTTTCTCTCTCCCGGGGTGGAGTTCAAGCTGGTGGGCGGCCTGTTGACCAACTTCCACCTTCCGCAATCGACGCTGCTGATGCTGGTCTCCGCCTTTGCAGGCCGCGAACAGGCGCTCGCTGCTTATGCCCACGCCGTCGAAGCGCGCTATCGCTTCTTTTCCTACGGCGACTGCATGCTCATCACGTAG
- a CDS encoding type II toxin-antitoxin system RelE/ParE family toxin codes for MYEIRHYLSSNGKDVFMEWRTKLRDTKARVAIDRRVNRIEQGNLGDHKYLQDGVSELCINVGPGYRVYYAVEGKQIILLLCGGDKSTQRGT; via the coding sequence GTGTACGAGATTCGTCATTATCTGTCTTCCAATGGAAAAGATGTTTTCATGGAGTGGCGAACTAAGCTGCGCGATACAAAAGCGCGAGTGGCCATTGACCGCAGAGTCAACCGGATCGAGCAAGGAAATTTAGGCGATCACAAATACCTGCAGGATGGTGTCTCGGAGCTTTGCATCAACGTCGGGCCGGGATACCGTGTGTACTACGCCGTGGAAGGTAAGCAAATCATTCTGTTGCTTTGCGGCGGTGACAAAAGCACACAGCGCGGGACATAG
- a CDS encoding lysophospholipid acyltransferase family protein — MAVFTPKQRLLLAIVPPLAVALIRLLGATLRYRDLNAPATPVGIDVPGPTIFAFWHCALLVSAHRFRNKGIAILISRSFDGELIARIVERLGFVAVRGSSTRGGPQALRGMQQAYTDGRICAFTADGPKGPACVAKPGPVHLAELTGANWIGAFHGQPEHVWELRSWDRFMIPKPFTTVTFSWPAHTAPELTSVQQAMDEAVAMTSRLQSQ, encoded by the coding sequence GTGGCTGTCTTCACTCCAAAGCAACGTCTGCTGCTGGCGATCGTGCCTCCACTGGCGGTGGCGTTGATCCGCCTGCTTGGAGCGACGTTGCGCTATCGCGACCTCAACGCTCCCGCTACGCCTGTCGGCATTGATGTTCCCGGCCCTACGATCTTCGCCTTTTGGCACTGCGCGCTGCTGGTCAGCGCGCATCGCTTCCGCAACAAGGGAATCGCAATCCTGATCTCGCGCTCCTTCGACGGCGAACTCATCGCGCGTATCGTCGAGCGGCTCGGCTTCGTCGCCGTCCGAGGCTCCAGCACCCGCGGAGGCCCGCAGGCGCTACGCGGAATGCAGCAGGCCTACACCGACGGCCGCATCTGTGCCTTCACCGCCGATGGCCCCAAGGGACCTGCCTGCGTCGCGAAGCCGGGGCCTGTGCATCTCGCCGAGCTTACCGGGGCGAACTGGATCGGTGCGTTTCATGGGCAGCCAGAGCACGTCTGGGAGCTCCGCTCCTGGGACCGCTTCATGATCCCCAAACCCTTTACTACCGTGACCTTTTCGTGGCCCGCGCACACCGCGCCGGAGCTCACATCCGTGCAGCAGGCTATGGATGAAGCAGTCGCGATGACCTCACGCCTACAATCGCAGTAG
- a CDS encoding thioredoxin family protein, which yields MAAKSVLLSGTRKAFGAVVLAALLSTGGMVTATAHAQMSAKHIYPTIEAAPADIKAALAEARRTHRRVLIDFGGDWCGDCQLLNLYFDQSPNADLLAKNFVRVNINIGHIDANLDIGDRYGVTLRKGTPALAVLDGQGHVLYAQKIGEFEHRRNMEPSEVTAFLEKWKR from the coding sequence ATGGCGGCGAAGTCAGTTCTTCTTTCAGGTACGCGCAAGGCATTTGGAGCGGTTGTTTTGGCTGCACTTCTGAGCACAGGCGGCATGGTTACCGCCACGGCTCACGCTCAAATGTCGGCGAAGCATATTTATCCCACCATCGAAGCGGCACCGGCCGATATCAAGGCGGCCCTGGCTGAGGCCCGTCGTACGCATCGCCGTGTGCTTATAGACTTTGGCGGCGACTGGTGCGGCGACTGCCAGTTGTTAAACCTCTACTTTGACCAGAGTCCGAATGCCGATCTGCTGGCTAAGAACTTCGTTAGGGTAAACATCAACATCGGCCATATCGATGCGAACCTCGACATCGGTGACAGGTACGGCGTGACCCTGAGAAAAGGGACTCCCGCGCTAGCTGTGCTCGACGGACAGGGCCATGTGCTCTACGCGCAGAAGATAGGCGAGTTCGAGCACAGGCGAAACATGGAGCCTTCCGAAGTCACTGCCTTTTTGGAAAAGTGGAAGCGATAG
- the polA gene encoding DNA polymerase I has translation MPNQTDKPPIYLLDSMAFIFRAYHAMQRSRPMSTRTGIPTAATYVFVNMINKLRKDFQPQYLAAVYDVGAPLLRNEQAKQMKDVQKFNIKTQEFETIEYGGYKANRAETPPDLIQQQPYIRRALEAFRIPILFYEGFEADDVIGTLSCQLSALGHHVYVVSSDKDMMQLVNEDVSILNPMKDNLILDPAGVENVLGVPPARVVDVMALRGDAIDNIPGAPGIGDKGSVELIQQFGTVEGALDRAAEVKKKTYRESLQNNRDNILLSKELVTIHTAVPIEFSLDHMRTQPVDNAACRALFTELEFTTMLKELAPDVDATPVTYNIKATADDLAKLLAEAREPSLAARDLEARSSTANQLPRGLAIALAETTQAIAEEVAADPSASAEVEESEPEPPQTMSLFGADEGAGDRAQGSGASSSELLALSPEPSQDPACRLGLAVTAGHAIEISLDTPGIREALADPALPKQVHDLKAVLRALQPHDITLAGPITDVMLQSYLLNPTHSSHTLIDLAARTTSRALTHQPTKDNPNDPKRLPEAAAAIARLAVTLGEQLAEVPTTHVIPKDDPALGGAITTEMLFADKAQVEGARAQGAASASSGPLALNPEASPLNEHSTLAEVYEQLDLPLVSVLLQMEQTGVRVDSNLLREMSSRLAVTIDDLAERIYASSGHRFNINSPKQLGDVLFNKMDLPKPMKHGKGKVISTAQDILEDLAQHHEVPAIVLEYRQLQKLKSTYLDQLPSLTDVNGRIHTTFNQVGTATGRLSSINPNLQNIPIRTAVGREIRAAFIAAPGNLLMSADYSQIELRLMAHFSQDPLLLDAYRTGKDIHTLTAAEVFEVDAATMDKETRARAKAVNFGIVYGISPFGLAAQLGIDQKVAKAYIERYFDRYKGVATFIEQTLETVRRDQAVKTAFGRVRPIPDIQSRNPNQRGFAERTAVNTPLQGTAADLIKIAMLRIDAAIRTRNLRSLMTLQVHDELLFDVVPEEADEMQELVKTEMESAAEFSVPIVAEVGLGDNWRDIK, from the coding sequence ATGCCGAACCAGACCGACAAACCGCCTATCTACCTCCTCGATTCGATGGCCTTCATCTTCCGTGCATATCACGCGATGCAGCGCTCGCGACCGATGTCCACGCGCACCGGCATTCCCACGGCGGCAACGTATGTCTTCGTCAACATGATCAACAAGCTGCGTAAGGACTTCCAGCCGCAGTACCTGGCCGCGGTCTACGATGTTGGCGCGCCCCTGCTGCGCAACGAACAGGCCAAGCAGATGAAGGACGTCCAGAAGTTCAACATCAAGACGCAGGAGTTCGAGACGATCGAATACGGCGGTTACAAGGCCAACCGCGCCGAGACGCCACCTGATCTGATCCAGCAGCAGCCCTACATCCGCCGCGCGCTTGAGGCCTTCCGCATCCCTATCCTGTTCTACGAGGGCTTTGAGGCGGATGACGTGATCGGCACGCTGAGCTGCCAGCTCTCCGCGCTCGGCCATCACGTCTATGTCGTCTCCTCCGACAAGGACATGATGCAGCTCGTCAACGAGGACGTCTCGATCCTCAACCCGATGAAGGACAACCTCATCCTCGATCCGGCAGGAGTCGAGAACGTGCTGGGAGTTCCGCCCGCGCGCGTAGTCGACGTGATGGCGCTACGTGGCGACGCTATCGACAACATCCCCGGAGCGCCGGGCATCGGCGACAAGGGCTCGGTCGAACTCATCCAGCAGTTCGGCACTGTGGAAGGCGCGCTTGATCGCGCCGCTGAAGTTAAAAAGAAGACCTACCGCGAGTCGCTGCAGAACAATCGCGACAACATTCTGCTTTCGAAAGAGCTCGTCACCATCCACACGGCGGTGCCCATCGAGTTCTCGCTCGACCACATGCGTACGCAGCCGGTCGATAACGCAGCCTGCCGCGCTCTCTTCACCGAGCTTGAATTCACGACGATGCTCAAAGAGCTCGCTCCGGACGTCGACGCCACCCCCGTGACCTACAACATCAAGGCCACTGCGGACGACCTCGCAAAGCTGCTCGCCGAAGCGCGCGAACCCTCTCTCGCAGCTCGCGATCTCGAAGCTCGTAGCTCGACTGCAAACCAGCTACCTCGCGGCCTCGCCATCGCCCTGGCCGAAACGACACAAGCCATCGCAGAAGAGGTCGCCGCCGATCCCAGCGCCAGCGCCGAGGTTGAAGAATCCGAACCAGAACCGCCGCAGACGATGTCGCTCTTCGGCGCGGATGAGGGGGCAGGGGACAGGGCCCAGGGCTCAGGGGCCTCGTCTTCTGAACTCTTGGCCCTGAGCCCTGAACCCTCCCAGGACCCTGCCTGCCGTCTCGGCCTTGCCGTCACTGCCGGACACGCCATCGAGATCTCGCTCGACACCCCGGGTATACGCGAAGCCCTCGCCGACCCTGCGTTACCCAAGCAGGTCCACGACCTCAAGGCCGTGCTGCGCGCGCTCCAGCCGCACGACATCACACTTGCCGGGCCGATCACCGACGTCATGCTGCAGAGCTATCTCCTCAACCCGACGCACAGCTCACATACACTCATCGACCTGGCCGCGCGCACGACCAGCAGGGCCCTGACGCATCAGCCGACGAAAGACAATCCCAACGATCCCAAGCGCCTGCCGGAGGCCGCCGCGGCCATCGCACGCCTGGCCGTTACGTTGGGCGAACAACTCGCCGAAGTCCCCACGACCCACGTGATTCCGAAGGACGATCCTGCTCTAGGCGGCGCAATCACAACGGAGATGCTCTTCGCCGACAAGGCGCAGGTCGAAGGGGCCAGGGCTCAGGGGGCAGCGAGCGCGTCTTCTGGACCCTTGGCTCTGAACCCTGAGGCCTCTCCCCTGAACGAACACTCCACCCTCGCCGAAGTCTACGAGCAGCTCGATCTCCCCCTTGTCTCCGTGCTGCTGCAGATGGAGCAGACGGGCGTTCGCGTCGACAGCAACCTCCTGCGCGAGATGAGTTCGCGTCTCGCCGTCACCATCGACGACCTGGCCGAGCGCATCTATGCCAGCTCGGGACATCGCTTCAACATCAACTCTCCCAAGCAGCTTGGCGACGTGCTCTTCAACAAGATGGACCTGCCCAAACCCATGAAGCACGGCAAGGGCAAGGTCATCTCGACGGCGCAGGACATCCTCGAAGACCTCGCGCAGCACCACGAGGTTCCGGCGATCGTTCTCGAATACCGCCAGTTGCAGAAGCTGAAGTCCACCTATCTCGATCAGCTTCCGTCCCTGACGGACGTGAACGGCCGCATCCACACCACGTTCAACCAGGTAGGCACGGCAACGGGGCGTCTCTCGTCGATCAACCCCAACCTGCAGAACATCCCCATCCGCACCGCCGTCGGCCGCGAGATCCGTGCCGCGTTCATCGCGGCACCGGGCAATCTGCTGATGTCCGCGGACTACTCGCAGATCGAGCTGCGCCTCATGGCGCACTTCTCGCAGGACCCCCTGTTGCTCGACGCCTACCGCACCGGCAAGGACATCCACACACTCACCGCCGCGGAGGTCTTCGAGGTCGACGCCGCGACGATGGACAAGGAGACCCGTGCCCGCGCGAAGGCCGTAAACTTCGGCATCGTCTATGGCATCTCGCCCTTCGGTCTGGCTGCGCAGTTAGGCATCGACCAGAAAGTCGCCAAGGCCTATATCGAACGCTACTTCGACAGGTACAAGGGAGTCGCGACGTTCATTGAGCAGACGCTCGAAACCGTTCGCCGCGACCAGGCGGTGAAGACCGCCTTCGGCCGCGTCCGCCCCATCCCCGACATCCAATCCCGCAACCCCAACCAGCGTGGCTTCGCCGAGCGTACGGCGGTCAACACGCCACTGCAAGGCACCGCCGCCGACCTCATCAAGATCGCCATGCTCCGCATCGACGCCGCCATACGCACCCGCAACCTGCGCTCGCTAATGACGCTACAGGTGCACGACGAACTGCTTTTCGACGTTGTGCCCGAAGAGGCTGATGAGATGCAGGAGTTGGTAAAGACCGAGATGGAATCGGCAGCGGAGTTCAGTGTGCCCATCGTTGCGGAGGTAGGTCTTGGAGATAACTGGCGAGATATTAAGTAG
- a CDS encoding helix-turn-helix domain-containing transcriptional regulator, whose amino-acid sequence MAEAFQADPAYAAELLNSILEDGEQGELLIALRQMAKAFGGISAVAEKAHLNQTQMYRTLSEEGNPALSSLVAVLKVMGLRLAVQPVKVDRIEATAA is encoded by the coding sequence ATGGCAGAGGCGTTCCAGGCAGATCCTGCCTACGCCGCCGAATTGTTAAACTCTATCCTCGAAGATGGTGAGCAAGGAGAACTGCTCATCGCATTGCGGCAGATGGCAAAAGCCTTTGGGGGTATATCGGCCGTAGCGGAGAAGGCTCATCTGAACCAGACGCAAATGTATCGCACATTGTCTGAGGAGGGTAATCCAGCGCTGAGTAGCTTGGTAGCCGTTCTAAAGGTGATGGGCCTCCGCCTTGCCGTTCAACCTGTAAAGGTGGATCGCATCGAAGCTACCGCAGCCTAA
- the purU gene encoding formyltetrahydrofolate deformylase, giving the protein MTQSTRKTATLLIDCPDRKGLVAAIINFLVQQYDVNILNADQHQDAELGLFFMRVEFATEAAGFDELSFRTAFQPLAQQFQMNWRIELADAPQNVCLFVSQYLHCLADLLHRHQTGEFHCNLALIVSNHESARPLAEFHHVPFYYLPVGRENKQQVERQQLALLDEHKIDLVVLARYMQILSPKFVDAYPRRIINVHHSFLPAFTGAKPYHAAFARGVKLIGATSHYVTAELDEGPIIEQDVARVSQNDQLPSLIQKGRDLERLVLSRAVQWHLDHRILSYANKTVIFA; this is encoded by the coding sequence ATGACCCAGTCCACAAGAAAGACAGCTACACTCCTCATCGACTGCCCTGACCGCAAAGGTCTTGTCGCGGCTATCATCAATTTTCTTGTCCAGCAGTACGACGTCAACATCCTCAATGCCGATCAGCATCAAGACGCCGAGCTGGGCCTCTTCTTCATGCGCGTCGAATTCGCCACCGAGGCTGCAGGCTTCGACGAACTCAGCTTTCGCACGGCCTTCCAACCTCTCGCGCAGCAGTTCCAGATGAACTGGCGCATTGAGTTAGCTGACGCGCCGCAGAATGTCTGCCTCTTCGTCTCGCAGTATCTGCACTGCCTTGCCGACCTGCTGCATCGCCATCAGACCGGCGAGTTCCACTGCAATCTCGCGCTGATCGTCAGCAACCATGAGAGTGCACGGCCGCTGGCGGAGTTCCATCATGTTCCGTTTTACTACCTGCCCGTCGGGCGTGAGAACAAACAGCAGGTCGAGCGGCAACAACTTGCCTTGCTGGATGAGCACAAGATCGACCTCGTCGTCCTCGCGCGCTACATGCAGATCCTGTCGCCCAAGTTCGTGGATGCCTATCCGCGCCGGATCATCAACGTCCACCATTCGTTTCTGCCCGCGTTTACAGGGGCAAAACCGTATCACGCAGCCTTCGCGCGAGGCGTAAAGCTCATTGGTGCGACCAGCCACTACGTCACCGCAGAACTCGACGAGGGGCCCATCATCGAGCAGGACGTCGCCCGCGTCTCGCAGAACGATCAGCTTCCCAGCCTCATCCAGAAGGGACGCGACCTTGAGCGCCTGGTGCTCTCCCGCGCTGTGCAGTGGCATCTCGACCACCGGATCCTGTCCTACGCGAACAAGACCGTCATCTTCGCCTGA
- the glmM gene encoding phosphoglucosamine mutase — translation MRKLFGTDGIRAVAGEPPLDRRTVRAVGVALATKLKDEAAGRSVHVVMGMDTRESCPWIAATLAAGLREGGAEVESAGVITTPAIAFLARKHGFSAGVVISASHNPWQDNGIKIFGGDGYKLPDAVELGIEAEIERVLANSATATPAEEELPEVNESYRAEYIRFLLEAVPDISLDNRSVVIDCANGAASSVAPQLFESLKGTVEVTHASPDGRNINENCGALHPEVVATEVKTRGASMGFTFDGDADRALFADEHGNVVNGDAVMLLCARDLQERGLLADNLVVATTMSNMGLEAAFKRSGIRMLRAPVGDKYVLEEMQNSGASLGGEQSGHILFPAKATTGDGLLTALLVLDVVHRSGKTLGELIADLKNYPQVILNVKVREKKPLDSLPSVVVVIQAAEEELKDSGRVVIRYSGTEALARVMIEAESEEAMRRHAEAIAGAIRAELGI, via the coding sequence ATGCGAAAGTTATTTGGTACCGATGGAATTCGTGCAGTAGCTGGAGAGCCGCCGCTGGACCGGCGCACGGTACGCGCCGTAGGCGTGGCCCTGGCGACGAAGCTGAAGGATGAGGCAGCAGGCAGGTCGGTGCATGTCGTCATGGGCATGGATACGCGAGAGAGCTGCCCGTGGATTGCGGCGACGCTCGCCGCCGGATTGCGCGAAGGCGGCGCCGAGGTCGAGTCCGCAGGCGTAATTACTACGCCAGCTATCGCATTCCTCGCCCGGAAGCACGGATTCAGCGCAGGCGTAGTGATCTCCGCCTCGCATAATCCCTGGCAGGATAACGGCATCAAGATCTTTGGCGGCGACGGCTACAAGTTGCCCGATGCGGTTGAGTTGGGCATCGAGGCCGAGATCGAGCGAGTGCTGGCAAACAGCGCGACCGCCACGCCTGCGGAAGAAGAACTCCCCGAAGTCAACGAGAGCTACCGTGCCGAGTACATCCGCTTCCTGCTCGAAGCAGTACCGGATATCTCTCTGGATAACCGCTCCGTCGTCATCGACTGCGCGAACGGTGCTGCCAGCTCGGTCGCTCCGCAGTTGTTCGAGTCGCTCAAGGGAACGGTCGAAGTTACGCATGCCTCTCCTGACGGTCGCAACATCAACGAGAACTGCGGCGCGCTGCATCCCGAAGTCGTCGCAACCGAGGTGAAAACCCGCGGCGCGTCGATGGGGTTCACCTTTGACGGCGATGCCGACCGCGCGCTCTTTGCCGACGAGCACGGCAACGTCGTAAACGGCGATGCCGTGATGCTGCTCTGCGCCCGCGATCTGCAGGAGCGCGGCCTGCTTGCGGACAATCTCGTCGTTGCAACGACGATGTCGAACATGGGCCTGGAGGCTGCGTTCAAGCGCTCGGGAATTCGCATGCTGCGTGCTCCGGTTGGCGACAAGTATGTCCTTGAGGAGATGCAAAACTCTGGTGCTTCCTTAGGCGGCGAGCAGTCCGGCCACATCCTGTTTCCAGCCAAAGCCACAACAGGCGATGGCTTGCTCACCGCACTGCTGGTACTCGATGTGGTGCATCGCTCGGGTAAGACACTCGGCGAGTTGATCGCCGATCTCAAGAACTATCCGCAGGTCATCCTGAACGTAAAGGTGCGCGAGAAGAAGCCGCTCGATTCCCTGCCCTCGGTTGTTGTGGTGATTCAAGCCGCGGAAGAAGAGCTGAAGGACTCAGGACGCGTAGTCATCCGCTACTCCGGCACCGAGGCCCTGGCACGCGTGATGATCGAGGCCGAAAGCGAAGAGGCCATGCGCCGCCACGCCGAAGCGATTGCCGGAGCGATACGAGCAGAGCTGGGGATTTAG
- a CDS encoding alpha/beta hydrolase has protein sequence MAQTAAAPLAPPPAGYTSIEVLWPAGAPGALGTTAEDVPKLYCYPAAGDGPHSAVVVLPGGGYKHLVMEKEGAAEARWLNAHGVSAYVLQYRLSPRYKYPSPMLDGQRAVRFVRSHATAWKLRPDAIGVWGFSAGGHLVGYLATVDDTADSSAADPIDHASSHPDFAISSYGRLSLDPSIPGTFGMEALTGPDAPKDLVDTLSPVLHVTAKTSPTFLYANESDKTVSAINATLFFNALLLAGVPAELHVFERGPHGTGMGQNLPLTPELAIWPTLLEHWMQAHGWMDKGL, from the coding sequence TTGGCCCAAACAGCTGCAGCACCACTAGCGCCACCGCCCGCTGGCTACACCTCTATTGAGGTTCTCTGGCCCGCTGGAGCCCCCGGAGCTCTCGGCACAACTGCGGAGGACGTCCCCAAGCTCTACTGCTATCCGGCAGCGGGAGACGGCCCGCACAGTGCGGTTGTCGTGCTGCCCGGCGGCGGTTATAAGCATCTCGTGATGGAAAAAGAGGGCGCCGCCGAAGCGCGCTGGCTCAACGCTCACGGAGTCAGCGCCTACGTGCTGCAATATCGCCTGAGCCCACGCTACAAGTACCCTTCGCCGATGCTCGACGGCCAGCGAGCCGTTCGCTTCGTGCGCAGCCATGCTACGGCGTGGAAGCTGCGACCGGACGCCATTGGCGTCTGGGGATTCTCGGCGGGCGGACACCTCGTGGGCTATCTTGCAACCGTTGACGACACCGCCGACTCAAGCGCTGCCGACCCGATCGACCATGCGAGCAGCCACCCGGACTTCGCCATCAGCAGCTATGGACGTCTCAGCCTTGACCCGAGCATCCCCGGCACCTTTGGGATGGAAGCTCTGACCGGCCCAGACGCTCCCAAAGACCTGGTCGATACGCTCTCCCCCGTGCTGCACGTTACGGCCAAAACCTCGCCCACCTTCCTTTATGCCAACGAATCCGACAAGACTGTCAGCGCGATCAATGCCACCTTGTTTTTCAATGCGCTGCTGCTCGCGGGTGTCCCGGCTGAGTTGCACGTCTTCGAACGCGGGCCACACGGTACGGGCATGGGGCAAAACCTTCCCCTGACACCGGAACTGGCCATATGGCCCACCCTGCTGGAGCACTGGATGCAGGCTCATGGATGGATGGACAAAGGTCTTTAG
- a CDS encoding VWA domain-containing protein, with translation MQSLRFFTGMALLAGCVGAFGQESTPSAPVASLSVEARLVVVPTVVRDKHGALVQSLGKDDFALKVDGKAQTIRYFDHDTDVPLTLGLLVDTSQSQRTVIDSERSASGTFLDKMLAPASANRESDKAFVVQFAREVELLQDPTDSRSKLKQALKELDTTAPSTSSSTGDDSGHAHGGTTLYDAVFLSADEVTSKQKGRRALILLTDGVDRNSKESIAEAIEAAQRADTIIYAIYFKGEEPHRDNGPGNPGGHHGGGFPGGGGYPGGGGYPGGGGGWPGGGTGNGGGGRSRGPEPHAVDGKKILERLCGETGGRVFEVSKRETVDAIFAEIAEELHSQYRLGFTPETAATSDGYHEIDLEMASQQNKSKLTVQTREGYYAGSK, from the coding sequence ATGCAATCCCTGCGATTTTTCACCGGAATGGCCTTGCTGGCAGGGTGCGTCGGCGCGTTCGGACAAGAATCGACGCCTTCTGCCCCGGTCGCCAGTTTGTCAGTCGAGGCCCGCCTCGTGGTTGTTCCTACGGTGGTTCGCGATAAGCATGGAGCACTCGTCCAGAGCCTCGGCAAAGACGATTTTGCCCTGAAGGTAGACGGAAAGGCGCAGACGATCCGCTACTTCGACCATGACACGGATGTTCCGCTGACGCTCGGCTTGCTGGTCGATACCAGCCAGAGCCAGCGTACGGTGATCGACAGCGAACGCTCGGCGAGCGGCACCTTCCTCGACAAGATGCTTGCGCCCGCGAGCGCGAATCGCGAGTCGGACAAGGCTTTCGTCGTGCAGTTTGCGCGTGAAGTGGAGTTGTTGCAGGACCCGACCGACTCTCGCTCCAAGTTGAAGCAGGCGCTGAAGGAGCTTGATACGACCGCGCCGTCAACGTCCTCTTCAACCGGTGACGATAGCGGCCACGCCCATGGTGGAACAACTCTCTACGACGCGGTCTTTCTCTCCGCCGATGAGGTCACCTCCAAGCAGAAGGGTCGCCGCGCACTCATTCTGCTTACCGATGGCGTCGACCGCAACAGCAAGGAGTCGATTGCCGAGGCGATCGAGGCCGCGCAGCGCGCCGATACGATCATTTACGCGATCTACTTCAAGGGCGAGGAGCCGCATCGCGATAACGGCCCAGGGAATCCGGGAGGCCATCATGGCGGTGGTTTTCCCGGTGGTGGAGGCTATCCCGGCGGGGGTGGCTACCCCGGGGGAGGCGGGGGCTGGCCCGGCGGCGGCACTGGCAATGGTGGCGGCGGACGAAGTCGAGGGCCCGAGCCGCACGCCGTTGATGGCAAGAAGATCCTAGAGCGACTGTGCGGTGAGACCGGCGGACGCGTCTTTGAGGTGTCGAAGAGGGAGACTGTAGACGCCATCTTCGCGGAGATCGCCGAAGAGCTCCATTCGCAATACCGGCTGGGTTTTACGCCAGAGACGGCAGCAACCTCAGACGGTTATCACGAGATCGATCTGGAGATGGCTAGCCAGCAGAATAAGAGCAAGCTCACCGTGCAGACGCGTGAAGGCTATTACGCAGGCAGCAAGTAA